Genomic segment of Edaphobacter bradus:
CGCTTACACACCGGAACAGTCGATGCTTGCCCTGAAGCATTATTATCGCGATCTGGGAACGCAAGTGTGGAGCATCTATGGATTTCGTGATGCGTTTAACCAGCAGGAGAATTGGTATTCGGAGATTACTATGGGCTTAAATCAAGCTCCAATGGCTGTCATGATTGAAAACGGCCGCACCGGACTTGTCTGGCGATATTTTATGTCCAACCCTGAGATCTCTCACATGCAGCAGGCTATCGGCCTGACGAAAGACGCGCACTGAAGGCAAGGGGTTGTGCTGTAGGAGGTCTCAGTTCACCAACGTTTGTGCGCCTCTTCGTCTCTGGCGCCGGCGACCTGGTTGGTGATTTCGGAAATCAGTTTCTGCTAGTGAATGCGAATCTGGGACCAGCGGGAGCGTTTTGGACATATGCTGCAGTTTGCATGACTGGGACTTTGTTCCTCTATTTGCGATTGCCGAAAACAAAAGAGAAGACCCTCTAGGAAATCGAGAGAAGCTTGAGAAACAAATGATTAATTGGAGTACGAGATGGGCAAGGCAAGACGGGAATTGATTCGACATTCGGCAAACGATCGGCGGGGACGGTTTTCGATGACTGGGCTGGCATTGTTGCTGTGTACCGGTGTAGTCGTAAGCGGCCAGCAGCCAAGCGTACTTTTAGACGGTAGCAGTAAAGGCAGAGTGTTCGACGGTCTTGGCGGCGTGAGCGCAGGAGCCTCTTCACGGTTGCTCATTGACTACCCAGAGCCACAGCGCAGCCAGATTCTGGATTATTTGTTCAAGCCGGGTTATGGTGCGGCCCTGCAGCATCTGAAGGTTGAAATAGGCGCAGATGTGAATTCAACAGATGGTTCTGAGCCGAGTCACATGCGCACAGCTTCGGATCACAACTCATCACGAGGTTACGAGTGGTGGCTAATGGCTGAGGCGCACAAACGGAATCCCCATGTCATCTTGGAAGTCCTTCCGTGGGGCGCGCCCAAGTGGGTTGGCTCCAATTCGGGCGGAAAGGAAACGCTCTATTCCTCCAAAATGGCTGATTATGTTGCGGACTTTATCCGCACCGCAAAGCGCGATTACTCCCTGGATATCGCCTATGCCGGCATTTGGAATGAGACCGCTTATGACGTGGCATATATCAAGGAACTACGCAGCAACTTCAAGGCTCACCATCTATCCACCCGAATCATCTGCTGCGATGGGAATCCCGGGGATCAATGGACGATCGCACCCGAGATTCTGAAAGACCCGGATCTGGCTACTGCCATTGATGTGATCGGTGTGCACTATCCATTCTGGTTTGGACCTACCACTACCGACGCGGCTCGCAGAACGAATAAGCCGCTTTGGTCAAGCGAAGATCAGCCGAATCGTGGAAGTGGACCGTTCGTTAGTCGCGACTGGCACGTTGGCGGACGCATCCTTGCTCATCTCTATAACAAGAACTACCTGGAGGGCTCTCTAACTGCCACGGAAATCTGGAGTCCGGTTACCTCTTACTATGACATTCTTGCTGCTCCTAACTCCGGGTTGATGTATGCGAATACTCCGTGGTCCGGACACTACGACGTTCAGGGGACAATCTGGGCCACAGCTCACACCACGCAGTTTGCGCAGCCTGGGTGGCAGTATCTCGACTCCTCATCAGGCAATCTCCCGGAAAAGGGAACCTATGTCGCCCTTCGTTCACCGGATGCGAAGGATTGGAGCGTGATTCTGGAGACGATCGATGCCAAACATCCGCAAACCGTCTCTTTCCGCCCCGCCGGCGGTCTTGCCGCGAATGAAGTGCATATCTGGGAAACAAACGACTCTCGGACCTTTGAACACGTCGCCGATGTGAAGCCGGTGAACGGCACGTTGACCTACACTTTTGATCCGGATTCGCTTTATTCGTTGACCACAACCACGGGACAAGGAAAAGGGTCAGTGAAGCCACCCGCTGCAAAGCCATTTCCTTTTCCATATGGGGATGATTTTGAAAAGACTCAGTTGGGGCACTCAGCGAAGTATCTGGCCGATCAAGATGGTGCGTTCGAGGTTCGTGATTGCAATGGCCGCTCCGGCCGCTGTTTGGAGCAAGTGATCACGGATAAGGCGATTCCGTGGGGCGCCTTGCCGGATCCAATCACTCTAGCCGGAGACGAGAATTGGACAGATTATCGTGTTGCTGCCGATGTGCGATTTCTTTCAGAGTCACCGGCCGTTGTCATCGGCCGGATCGATGCGTCGGCTGCGGACGACAAGACTAGACTGCCAGGCGGCTATGTACTGCGCGTGAAGCCTGATGGCATATGGGAAATTCTTTCGGTTGAGTATAAAAAGCCGGCAGTAACGCTCGCGTCCGGATCTATCGCGATAGACCGCAATCAGTGGCATCGGCTGGAGCTGAGCTTCAATGGAACTCAGATAGCAGCCGCGCTCGATGGGAAGTTACTTGCTACAGCTGAGAGTTCAGTCCATTCGCATGGGATGTTCGCATTGGGAACTGAGTGGGGTCACATTCAGTTCGACAACCTGCGCGTAACAGCGGTAGAGGCGCAAAGCGCAAACACTCTTACGCCTGCCGAAGTCCGCGACGGCTGGAAGCTACTGTTCGACGGCCACTCAACGAAAGGCTGGAGGGGCGCGTATATGCAGACATTTCCGTCAAAAGGCTGGGATGTATCGGACGGCGAATTGCGGGGCGTGCTGTCAGGTGGGATGGAAGCAGGCGACGCTGGCGATATTGTGACTCTCAATAAATACACATCCTTCGACCTCGTGTTCGACTGGAAACTCGGCCTCGGAGGGAATAGCGGAGTCAAATACTTTGTTGAAGAGCGACAGCCTAAACCCGCAGGATCACAGCCTGGTTATGAGTATCAGATTATTGATGATGCGAATTACATATACAGAGGAGAACATCTTCCTCCAAGATTGAAGACTGCGTCGATTTATGACGTAGTTCCGGCGAACCTAAAGGGTGACACACAGATGGGTGTGTGGCATCACTCGCGCGTCCTCGTGCGTGGCGACCACATTCAACATTGGCTCGATGGCATCGAGGTTCTCGACGTGGATCGGAAGTTTGCGCGTTTCAAGCAGGGCGTAGCGGAAAGCAAATTCAACGGCTATCCGGGTTTCGCGAGTATTCCCAGCGGGTACATTCTCCTGCAGGACCACGGCCACAACGTTGCATTCAAGAACATCAAGATCAAAGAGTTGCCATAAGAAGTAATCAGGATTGGAGTAAACCATGAACCGCAGAGAATTTGTTTCTGGTGCTGCCTGCACTCTTTCCGCCTTGGGCATGCCAACAATTGTTCCAGCCAGTGTATTTGGGGCCAATGCACCCAGTAACCGTCTCAACGTAGGATTTATCGGTACCGGACGCCAGGCGTTCGGCAGTAACCTTCCCCAGATGATGAGGGTTCCCGGGGTACAGGCCGTAGTTGTTTGCGACGTCGATCGTTGGCGAATGACCGAGGCCCAGGCATTCGTGAATTCTTTCTATGCGCAGAGGGATGGATTGTCCGCATACAACGGCTGTGCAACGAAATCCGACTTTAGAGAAGTGATTGGCAATCCGGATATCGATGTGTTGATGGTCTCCACACCCGACCATTGGCATGTTCCCATGGGCATTGCCGCGGCTAAAGCCAAAAAGCACTTTGCCATGGAAAAGCCCATCAGCATCAGCGTGCAGCAGGGGCGCATGCTTGCAGATGCAGTAAAGCAATGCGGTGTAACGGCCCGGACCGACAGCGAATTTCGTTCGCTCCGTCCTCAGAATCATGCGGTCGAGTTGGTCCGCAATGGACACGTCGGAAAACTGGAACGGATCGAGATTGTGTTCCCGTCGGATCCGACCCCGGTTGGTGTACAGCCGGATATGCCGATTCCTCCGGAACTGGACTACGACATGTGGCTCGGTCCCACCCCAAAGGTGCCTTACACCGAAAAACGTGTGCACGATGTGAAGCAGCATAAACTGCGGCCCAACTGGATGAGAGTCGATACTTATGCCCAGGGCATGATCGCCAACTGGGGTCCTCACTATTTCGACGCGGCGCAGTGGGCAAACAATTCCGAACATACGGGACCGGTTGAAGTCGAAGGGCACGGTGAGTTCCCCGTGAGCCTTTGGAACACTATGATTAATTTTAAGATCCAATATCGGTATGCGAATGGCGTAACGATGAGCTGCGAGCAGACTCCGACTAGCAAGCCTAGCATCACTTACTTCGGGAGCGACGCCTGGATTAAGGTCGATGGCTATCCGGGCACGATGACCAGCAGCAAGCCAGAACTGCTGACCCACGAGCCCGAGCCTGGCGAACTGGATTTCTCGAAGACTCTCTGGGATAAGAATGACCTGATCGCAGCAATTCGCGAGGGCCGTTCACCACTGGAGCCGATAGAAGTAGGGCACCGCGCTCTTTCTATCGGGCAAATAGGTCTTATTGCTTGCCGGGTCGGCGGAACATTGCATTGGAATCCGGAAAAGGAAGCATTCGAGGACAATAATTACGCTGACGCTTTGCTCGCCGCGCCATTAAGTCGGCCCGAGTGGGCGCTCGTGTGATCAATGCCTAATTCGTATTTGAGTAGCGAAACGCCATTCCCCCCAACGGCCGGAACCCGCCCCCAAAGACAGCATCGGTCACTGCTACTGCAAAGGATACGGTTGACGGTTGGGTAGTTCAAGGCATTCAAGGAAGTGGGCTACCACCTAACCGTAAGCCTGGAGACGCACTGGCGCGGCGGAAGCTCACCGGAAGATTCAACGCGCCAGAGCTAGGCCCGCATAAGGTCTGCACTGCAGGTCGCCGGCACCCTGGCATTAGCCCCTGCGCAGCCGATCGCGAGAAGTGTTCGATTGAGGCGTACAGGAATTTTTAAGTGAAGACAGAAGGAGAATATGAACAAGGCAATTCAACGTCGTCAGTTTATGAAGACCGTTGGTGTGGGAGTGCTGGCCGGAGCAAGCATGGGTATTGTCGCGCCGCCCGCCGAAGCCGCATCTGCTGAAGATGGTATGGAACCATCGAAAATGCCGCGATTGCTACTTGGGTGTTGTGCTTACTCGTATCGGCAGGAGTTAACCCACGGCGCAATGACGATGGAAGACTTCATCGGCAAGGCGGTGGAATTGCGGCTCGACGCTGTCGACATGACCGTGTATTACTTGAAATCCACCGATCCTGAATATCTCGAGAGCCTACGCTATTTGGCTTACAAGAACGCCGTGGTTTTTTCCGGAACGGCATGCGGTTCGAGCCTCGTGCAAGCTGATGCAACAAAGCGCGTGGGAGTGCTGGCCGATATCAAGAAATGGATCGACGTAACCGATCGGCTAGGTGCCTCCCACCTGCGCATATTTGCCGGCAAGTTACCGGAAGGCGCATCCATGCAAGAGGCCACCACCTGGACTGTGGAAGGAATGAAAGCTGCTTGCGACTATGCCGCGCCCAAAGGTATTGTGCTTGGTCTTGAAGACCATTCCGGAGTTTCGCAGAGCGCAGATGTTTGTCTGGAGATCATCCACCGCGTCGATTCTCCATACGCACGCATCAATCTCGATATCACCCATTTCATACCTTCCGCGACGCAGGACCCGTATGCGCAGATCGCAGCCTGCATCCCCTATGCCACCGTTTCGCATATCCGTGACCGGTTCGATGACGGTACTCCGATTGATATGGGTCGGGTATGGAAAATGTATGCGCAAGCCAGTTATAGAGGCTACATGTCGATCGAATATGAGGGCAATGCGCGCATTGGTGAAGAACCGGCAGCTACAGGTTTACCGAAGCTGGTTGCGAAGGTTCGCGAACTCTGCCAAAAATACTCGTCGATATAGCGACACCGGTTCCGGGCCGACGCCAATCCTGACGGCCCGGAAGCTATCCGGTCGAGGCGAGCCCTTCAAGAAGCATTACACAAGTCGAATGGCGGTATTGCTGGTGCATGAATCGTAAATTCCTTTGACAAGCTGAAGCGCACGATAACCATCTTCACCGGAACACCGTACTCGTCAGGCCAACCCACGTTGTGTAGGTTTGCACTAGAGCTGAGGATGAGGTATGAGCGAAGCGGGTGTATTGAATGGGGTACATCGTCGCAGTCGAGAGGAAGCGATGTTGTTGGGTAACCCTTCGGGCAAGGCCATGGTTGACGGATCGTCGAGGGGTGTAGGCAGGCTACTTTGCCATATTGTCGGCGTAGGCCGCGGGCGTGAGTCCGGCTAACTCGCGGATGGAGCGATCGGCTAGGCCGGGCAGTACATCGGCCAGATATTTGCGAATGGGCACGTCCAGTTTGCGGCAGCTTTCAACGGCCGAGAAGATGGCGGCGATCTTGGCCCAGCCTCTTTGCTTCCCAGGTGCAGCCTATTTTTCCTTGCCGATGGCAATTGGGCGCCCGGCCAGCAGATGTTCCACCGCGAACGTGTCTCGGAGCTGATGGCTATGGAACTGGAGGGGCCTGCCTTCATAGTCCTCCATGGTGAGGTACTTGTTAAGCCTGCCTAGCTTTCGCTGCCATTGGCCGGTCAGCGACTTTATCTCCGACTTCCCAGACCAGAAGAAGTACCGAGGATCAACGGTTAGTCGCGCCGGAAGTACGTGGAGAGCAGTCACGACGTGATCGGGAAGTGATCACCGTCAGCTTTGTACCATTCTTCACCGTTCTGAGGCTGAACCTATTGCCAATGATGCGATCCTTCGCGACCATCAGCGCGTCGCTGATTCGCAATCCTGACCATCGCATAAGCTCTATCATACTTGGCGCACTTGCAACGACGCCATTGTGGTTCGCCAGCCTTAGAGCAGGCGGACGAGTGACGGGTATAGACACTGACAGTATGGGTCTGTGGACGAAGCCGCCGAAGATCAAGATCGGGCATAGAGAACCTTGGGCAGAAAAGTTGCTTTCAAATTGCTTGCAGTTCCTGAATTATATCCAGTAAGTTGTTGAAAGTATGGTGGCCAGAGACGGGATCGGTCTCCCGCTCGGCTAATAGAATCTGTAAGTTAGAGATTCTATTAGGTGCAGAAAAGGCCAAAAGTGCCAGAATGCCGAAACGCTCTTGCAAATCTCTTGCAAATTTTGGGGTATCGGAAGGTCCGGGACCAGCCCTCGGAGCGATGCCTCTCCCTAACGGGTTAGCTAAGTGCTTACATTTCTCGCTCATTGAGTGCTAAGGCGATCTGGCACTCGTCGAGCTCGTCCAAATCCAAACTTCCGTATTGCCGACAGACCTCCCAGAACCCTGTCAATGAGTGACTCGTCCTGAAAGTCGTCGACGATCATTTCCGTCCCCTGACCTCTGCAACCAGAGATTCCAAAACCGATTCCAGCCGTGTGGTGCCCTTTCGGCTCTTTGCCGCGCCGAATTCAAAGTCGATCCATCCCTCGTTGAAGCTGTCGATCATCCGCATACGAGGCATTGGGTTTTTCATGCCCTGCGAGCGGAACAGCGATTCCCAGGTGTCGCGAGGAACGGATTCTGCCCGGACAGCCTGGCCAAGGGCGAGACTGAATCTCGCTGCGATGTCGTTTGCCGAATAGCGCTGCGGACCCTCCAATTCCACAATGCGAACGCCCGACCATGTTTCGTTCAGGAGCTCTGCGGTCACCTGTGCAATATCTGCCGTAGCCACCATCGGAATGGCATGGTCGAGGGGCTGGAGGCCGCCGCGGCCTGCTTGGTCTGCGGAAAGCCCGGCTCAGGGTCAAAGTTGGGCGGAGTCATCAGAAACACGCCATCGGTATCGTCAAAAGCCCTGGCCAGCGCGACATGATCTTCTAGGGTCGCCGTTGCCACGTCACAACCCAGAGGAGCCCAATGCCGGCCTTTTTCTTCGCTCCGTACAACCGCACGAATCTTGTGACCTTGGGCAATAAGATGCCGGACGACAGCTCCGCCCACTTTTGCGGTTATGCCAGTAATTGCAAACATGTATTCCTCCAAAGGCAGGCGTTGCCAGCCTGAAAGTCAGATGTGAATTGTTGTTACGGGTTGGGGACTCAAACGAGCTTGGCGGGATGGAGAAGATCCGCAAAGCCGAGGCGGCGCACAAATTTGGCACGGATGCGATCCAGCACAGTCGTCACAACCTCTGATCCATCCTGGCAGGATCGACAGTGACACGAAACGGCCGCTTACCGAAAGGGGCGTTCACGATGTTCACGATGGCGCCTGCGACGGCGGAGACATCGGCATCCGGTGGCACTGTACCCGTGAGAGCTTTGAGCGCCTGCTCCTCAAATCCGCCATAGGGACCATCCTGATACTCAAGCATGCGCACCTTGTCGTCAGGGGTGCCAGAGTGAGCAAAGTGGTTCGTGCCGGTGGTAAATGCGCCAGGGATCACGATTGAGGTCTCGACACCTCCTTTCGCGATCGGCGAGAGCGGCATGATTCCTGCGTTGTTGACGACTACATCCACGCGGCCGAATGATTCGATCGTCTTCCTGAACAGCTGTTCGACCTCTTCCGGCTGGCTCACGTCTGATTTGCAATGCTCTGTCTGGGGCGGAGCTTAGGATGCGACGGACGTAACGCAACTAAAGCGCTCACGATCTCACAAAGATCTGCGTGCCTGTCGCGATCGCACAAGCGAGCATGAAGAATTTATGGAACGCGAACACGCGGAATATCTAGCTCAGGCCAGACGCCGAATTCATGGTCCTCAACGACGTGAGCCCGCCTCCCCCCACTGCAGAGGCCTGAGCGATTTATCGCCGCAATGCTCACGTTCGTCGGATCGGCGTACCAGCTGGTCGCACAGTCTCGCTGACTATGTTCCCGCATATCCCCGTGATTGGAGCGGCAATTTGTGGACCGCTCTAGGCTTTTCGCAGGCCAGAAACCAATCCCCGCAGTCGATCCGGGGCCCCAGCAAGTGTTCTTTGCTTGCTGGGGTGGAAGCTCCTTCAGCCGCTTCGCCTGGTCCGTCTGCAGACCGCCATACTCTTTACGCAAGGTACTACGTCTGCTCGGTGATCGCTGCTTCCTTGCAGGCCCGCACTGTTGTCTTCCCGTTCGCGATCCGGAAGCTCGTCGTCACAAGCTCGGAGGCGGCTGCACGATTCGGTTACGGGGCGTCAGGTTCAGGGCCGGTTACGCCCAACGTGATCTCGAAGCGGAACGATTCCTGAGGTTCGAGCGCAATCGCGGATCCATCCCGTTGGGCTCGAGCGAGAGTGTTGTGAGGCGACGAGGTAGGTTCAAGCGCGACCGCGTATTGCAGGTGCTCCCGCTCTCCTTCGGGCCAGCCGCCGTAGCACAACCATATCCCGAGGTAGGGAAGCGCCTGTGTGTCGAAGTGGACCTCGAGCGACTGCCGGGACGCCGCTCGGTAGATGCGGCATCTGCCCTCGGTGAGCCGCCTGGTGTACAGCATCTCTGCGGTACCGTCATGTTCGCCGCCGGCGCGGTCCAGGCGGATTCCCTGTTGGGTTACTGGCCACGACACCATGTCTCCCGGTTGCCCCAGCCGGTCGGCGCGGGAGTAATCGAGCCGAAGCGAATCGACCTCGGCAGGCAGGAAGATCTCATCGCCCGGCGCGACGGCAAACAGGGGATGGCAGGCGTAGAGAAAGGATTGCGGTGTTTCGGCGACATTCTGAATGGAGTATGCCAAGCGCAGTTGGCTGCCGTTGACGCTGACGGACTTCTCAAAGCGCAGCGGACGGCTGAAACCGATCGCCGCCTCGGTCAGTGCCTGCTTGTTGGAGCGGAGCACCGTCCATCCCAGTTGCCAGAAGTCCCCGTGGTCCGGCGCCGATCCCCCGCTCGTCTCTGGACCGGACGGCCCAACCGTCGGGAGGCACTCTTCAATCCCGGCGCACGGCCCGTTTCGAAACGAGGCATCCGGGTTCTCATGGATACGAGAGGCCTCGTGTCGAGATTGCGTCAGGAACTCGACGCCGGACGAAAGGCTCTTGATGGAGGCGATACGTCCGCCCTCGCTGGGCACGATCTCTGCCGCCAGCTCAGACGAGGTCAAGCGGTAGCGATTGTTAGAAGACATAGTGCAACCGAGCCCTGCAAAGAGCCTCTTTCATGAAATCTGTGTGTGAACAAACATAGGAGACGGTAACGAATGGTGGCCAATGAGTCAAGAGAGTACCCAGTCCGGTAACGTACACATCAACCCGG
This window contains:
- a CDS encoding SDR family oxidoreductase, with the protein product MFAITGITAKVGGAVVRHLIAQGHKIRAVVRSEEKGRHWAPLGCDVATATLEDHVALARAFDDTDGVFLMTPPNFDPEPGFPQTKQAAAASSPSTMPFRWWLRQILHR
- a CDS encoding sugar phosphate isomerase/epimerase family protein yields the protein MNKAIQRRQFMKTVGVGVLAGASMGIVAPPAEAASAEDGMEPSKMPRLLLGCCAYSYRQELTHGAMTMEDFIGKAVELRLDAVDMTVYYLKSTDPEYLESLRYLAYKNAVVFSGTACGSSLVQADATKRVGVLADIKKWIDVTDRLGASHLRIFAGKLPEGASMQEATTWTVEGMKAACDYAAPKGIVLGLEDHSGVSQSADVCLEIIHRVDSPYARINLDITHFIPSATQDPYAQIAACIPYATVSHIRDRFDDGTPIDMGRVWKMYAQASYRGYMSIEYEGNARIGEEPAATGLPKLVAKVRELCQKYSSI
- a CDS encoding aldose 1-epimerase family protein; translated protein: MSSNNRYRLTSSELAAEIVPSEGGRIASIKSLSSGVEFLTQSRHEASRIHENPDASFRNGPCAGIEECLPTVGPSGPETSGGSAPDHGDFWQLGWTVLRSNKQALTEAAIGFSRPLRFEKSVSVNGSQLRLAYSIQNVAETPQSFLYACHPLFAVAPGDEIFLPAEVDSLRLDYSRADRLGQPGDMVSWPVTQQGIRLDRAGGEHDGTAEMLYTRRLTEGRCRIYRAASRQSLEVHFDTQALPYLGIWLCYGGWPEGEREHLQYAVALEPTSSPHNTLARAQRDGSAIALEPQESFRFEITLGVTGPEPDAP
- a CDS encoding Rossmann-fold NAD(P)-binding domain-containing protein, with product MTAELLNETWSGVRIVELEGPQRYSANDIAARFSLALGQAVRAESVPRDTWESLFRSQGMKNPMPRMRMIDSFNEGWIDFEFGAAKSRKGTTRLESVLESLVAEVRGRK
- a CDS encoding Gfo/Idh/MocA family protein; this translates as MNRREFVSGAACTLSALGMPTIVPASVFGANAPSNRLNVGFIGTGRQAFGSNLPQMMRVPGVQAVVVCDVDRWRMTEAQAFVNSFYAQRDGLSAYNGCATKSDFREVIGNPDIDVLMVSTPDHWHVPMGIAAAKAKKHFAMEKPISISVQQGRMLADAVKQCGVTARTDSEFRSLRPQNHAVELVRNGHVGKLERIEIVFPSDPTPVGVQPDMPIPPELDYDMWLGPTPKVPYTEKRVHDVKQHKLRPNWMRVDTYAQGMIANWGPHYFDAAQWANNSEHTGPVEVEGHGEFPVSLWNTMINFKIQYRYANGVTMSCEQTPTSKPSITYFGSDAWIKVDGYPGTMTSSKPELLTHEPEPGELDFSKTLWDKNDLIAAIREGRSPLEPIEVGHRALSIGQIGLIACRVGGTLHWNPEKEAFEDNNYADALLAAPLSRPEWALV
- a CDS encoding family 16 glycoside hydrolase; the encoded protein is MGKARRELIRHSANDRRGRFSMTGLALLLCTGVVVSGQQPSVLLDGSSKGRVFDGLGGVSAGASSRLLIDYPEPQRSQILDYLFKPGYGAALQHLKVEIGADVNSTDGSEPSHMRTASDHNSSRGYEWWLMAEAHKRNPHVILEVLPWGAPKWVGSNSGGKETLYSSKMADYVADFIRTAKRDYSLDIAYAGIWNETAYDVAYIKELRSNFKAHHLSTRIICCDGNPGDQWTIAPEILKDPDLATAIDVIGVHYPFWFGPTTTDAARRTNKPLWSSEDQPNRGSGPFVSRDWHVGGRILAHLYNKNYLEGSLTATEIWSPVTSYYDILAAPNSGLMYANTPWSGHYDVQGTIWATAHTTQFAQPGWQYLDSSSGNLPEKGTYVALRSPDAKDWSVILETIDAKHPQTVSFRPAGGLAANEVHIWETNDSRTFEHVADVKPVNGTLTYTFDPDSLYSLTTTTGQGKGSVKPPAAKPFPFPYGDDFEKTQLGHSAKYLADQDGAFEVRDCNGRSGRCLEQVITDKAIPWGALPDPITLAGDENWTDYRVAADVRFLSESPAVVIGRIDASAADDKTRLPGGYVLRVKPDGIWEILSVEYKKPAVTLASGSIAIDRNQWHRLELSFNGTQIAAALDGKLLATAESSVHSHGMFALGTEWGHIQFDNLRVTAVEAQSANTLTPAEVRDGWKLLFDGHSTKGWRGAYMQTFPSKGWDVSDGELRGVLSGGMEAGDAGDIVTLNKYTSFDLVFDWKLGLGGNSGVKYFVEERQPKPAGSQPGYEYQIIDDANYIYRGEHLPPRLKTASIYDVVPANLKGDTQMGVWHHSRVLVRGDHIQHWLDGIEVLDVDRKFARFKQGVAESKFNGYPGFASIPSGYILLQDHGHNVAFKNIKIKELP